In one window of Mucilaginibacter auburnensis DNA:
- the murD gene encoding UDP-N-acetylmuramoyl-L-alanine--D-glutamate ligase produces the protein MNENKNIVILGAGESGVGAAYLAQQQGYDVFVSDFGAIADKYKQQLKDWDIRFEEKQHTEAEILKAVEVIKSPGIPEKAPIVKKLREKGIPVISEIEFAGRYTNAKIIGITGSNGKTTTTSLTYFILKNAGLNVGLAGNIGNSFAYQVATEKFDTYVLELSSFMLDDMYKFKVDIAVLLNITPDHLDRYEYKMENYAASKFRITRNQTANDVFIYCADDEESLKGMEGKSFNAQLLPFSIQKEITPGAYLQGEKLIIQTNQQPFEMNIKELALQGKHNIYNSMASGIVARVLDLRNETIRESMAQFKNIEHRLEFVAKISGISFINDSKATNVNSTWYALESMTSEVVLILGGVDKGNDYNMLRDLVKRKVKAIVCLGKDNKRIHEAFEDDVEVIVNTASAQEAATVAYHLAAKGDTVLLSPACASFDLFKNYEDRGRQFKDAVKEL, from the coding sequence ATGAACGAGAACAAAAACATAGTCATTCTTGGTGCCGGCGAAAGCGGCGTGGGTGCTGCATACCTTGCGCAACAGCAGGGCTATGATGTTTTTGTATCAGATTTTGGCGCCATTGCCGATAAATATAAACAGCAACTAAAGGATTGGGATATCCGCTTCGAAGAAAAACAACACACCGAAGCTGAGATACTCAAAGCTGTTGAGGTGATAAAAAGCCCGGGTATACCTGAGAAAGCGCCGATAGTTAAAAAGCTTAGAGAAAAAGGCATTCCTGTAATATCAGAGATTGAATTTGCCGGTAGATATACCAATGCCAAAATAATAGGTATTACAGGTTCAAACGGTAAAACCACTACCACCAGCCTTACTTACTTCATCCTGAAAAATGCAGGGTTAAATGTGGGTTTGGCTGGTAATATAGGCAACAGCTTTGCCTACCAGGTTGCTACCGAAAAGTTTGACACCTATGTGCTGGAGCTAAGTAGCTTTATGCTGGATGATATGTACAAGTTTAAGGTTGATATAGCGGTGTTGTTGAACATTACGCCCGACCATTTAGACAGGTACGAATACAAAATGGAGAACTATGCGGCATCAAAGTTCCGCATAACGCGGAATCAAACTGCAAATGATGTTTTTATTTACTGTGCCGATGATGAGGAGTCTCTAAAAGGCATGGAAGGTAAAAGCTTCAACGCGCAACTGCTGCCTTTTTCAATACAAAAAGAAATTACGCCGGGCGCATATCTGCAAGGCGAAAAACTAATTATACAAACCAATCAACAACCTTTTGAGATGAACATCAAAGAACTGGCCCTGCAGGGTAAGCACAACATTTATAACTCAATGGCCTCAGGTATTGTGGCCCGCGTGCTTGATCTGCGCAACGAGACTATACGCGAGAGTATGGCTCAGTTTAAAAACATTGAGCATAGGTTGGAGTTTGTTGCCAAAATATCGGGCATCAGTTTTATAAACGACTCAAAAGCTACTAACGTTAACTCAACCTGGTATGCTCTGGAAAGCATGACATCAGAAGTGGTGTTGATTTTAGGTGGTGTTGATAAAGGGAATGATTACAATATGCTACGCGATCTGGTGAAGCGAAAAGTAAAAGCCATTGTTTGTCTCGGAAAAGACAACAAGCGCATTCATGAAGCATTTGAGGATGATGTGGAAGTTATTGTGAATACTGCATCGGCTCAGGAAGCCGCTACTGTGGCATATCATCTGGCAGCGAAAGGGGATACCGTATTGCTATCACCCGCTTGCGCCAGTTTCGATCTGTTTAAAAATTACGAAGACAGAGGCCGGCAGTTTAAAGACGCGGTGAAGGAATTGTAA
- the mraY gene encoding phospho-N-acetylmuramoyl-pentapeptide-transferase yields the protein MLYYLFTYLYDNYRIPGAGVFQYITFRMAMAVITSLLITTVFGRRLIDYLRFKQVGETVRNLGLEGQMQKQGTPTMGGLIIIAGILIPTLLFARLTNVYVILMLVTTVWLGAIGFLDDYIKVFKKNKEGLAGRFKITGQVGLALIVGFTMYTNQHIVSRQEVKLPVKYDAPVAFHMKNGKPVYTQDIKSVKTTLPFIKNNEFDYGKVVEFLGGDYERYTLVIFMLAVIIIITAISNGANITDGIDGLATGTSAIMGFTLAILAYVSGNQIISDYLNIMYIPYTAEMVIFAGAFVGACVGFLWYNAYPAQVFMGDTGSLTIGGIIAVFAILIRKELMLPILAGIFLVENASVMIQVGWFKYTKKKYGEGRRVFLMSPLHHHYQKRGFHESKIVTRFWIVGILLAIITVITLKLR from the coding sequence ATGCTATACTATTTATTTACATACCTGTATGATAATTACCGCATTCCGGGAGCAGGGGTGTTTCAGTACATCACCTTCCGTATGGCAATGGCTGTTATTACCTCGTTGCTAATCACTACGGTTTTTGGGCGCAGGTTAATTGACTATTTACGCTTTAAGCAAGTAGGTGAAACGGTAAGGAACCTGGGTTTAGAAGGCCAGATGCAAAAACAAGGCACACCTACCATGGGTGGTCTTATCATCATAGCCGGTATATTGATCCCAACGTTGTTGTTTGCCAGGCTAACCAACGTATACGTTATCCTGATGCTGGTTACAACAGTGTGGTTGGGCGCGATTGGCTTCTTGGATGATTACATTAAAGTATTTAAAAAGAACAAAGAGGGTTTAGCCGGAAGATTTAAGATAACCGGTCAGGTTGGTTTGGCGCTTATTGTGGGCTTTACCATGTATACCAACCAGCACATTGTATCAAGGCAGGAAGTTAAGTTACCTGTGAAATATGATGCGCCTGTTGCATTCCATATGAAGAACGGAAAACCGGTTTATACGCAAGACATTAAATCAGTTAAAACTACTTTGCCATTCATCAAGAACAATGAGTTTGACTACGGCAAAGTTGTGGAGTTTTTAGGCGGAGATTATGAGCGTTATACGCTGGTTATTTTCATGCTGGCGGTGATCATCATTATAACTGCCATATCCAACGGGGCTAACATAACTGATGGTATTGACGGTTTAGCGACGGGTACATCGGCTATAATGGGTTTTACATTGGCCATATTGGCCTACGTTTCAGGTAACCAGATCATATCTGATTATCTCAACATTATGTACATACCGTACACCGCCGAGATGGTAATTTTTGCGGGAGCGTTTGTTGGGGCCTGCGTAGGCTTTTTATGGTACAACGCTTACCCGGCGCAGGTATTTATGGGCGATACCGGCAGCTTAACCATTGGTGGTATTATAGCTGTTTTCGCCATACTGATACGTAAGGAATTGATGTTGCCTATCCTGGCAGGCATATTCCTGGTTGAAAATGCATCGGTAATGATACAGGTAGGCTGGTTTAAATACACCAAGAAAAAATACGGCGAAGGCAGAAGGGTTTTCCTGATGTCGCCGCTGCATCACCACTATCAAAAACGGGGGTTCCACGAATCAAAGATTGTTACCCGCTTTTGGATAGTAGGGATATTGCTGGCAATAATAACGGTAATAACATTGAAGCTTCGTTAA
- a CDS encoding UDP-N-acetylmuramoyl-L-alanyl-D-glutamate--2,6-diaminopimelate ligase, whose protein sequence is MRYLSDILKGVPFTELQGSADVEISAVVFDSRKVVPGCLFVAVQGTVVDGHDYIEQAVKQGAVAIICEELPAHVTGEIDFLMVANSAKILGRVAANFYDNPSDKLKLVGVTGTNGKTTVATLLYQLFRELGYKCGLLSTVENQINGKIIPSTHTTPDPVALNSLLNDMVEQGCDYAFMEVSSHAVAQHRIEGLNFAGGIFTNLTHDHLDYHKTFDNYRDAKKAFFDGLPKSAFALTNVDDRNGNVMLQNTKAHKKSYALKNMADYKAKILENQFGGLLLMIDGEEVWFRMVGSFNAYNLLAVYTAGMLLEQDKSKVLTALSKLSGAEGRFDYVVGPDRIIGIVDYAHTPDAVQNVLSTIHDIRKGNEKVITVIGCGGDRDKTKRPIMAKVACEWSDKVILTSDNPRTEDPIAIIKDMEEGVDAAFKRSTVSIVNRREAIKTACMLAQPGDIILLAGKGHEKYQEINGVKNHFDDKEELLNQFKVM, encoded by the coding sequence ATGAGGTACCTGAGCGACATATTAAAAGGAGTTCCGTTTACCGAACTGCAGGGCAGCGCTGATGTGGAGATCAGCGCTGTAGTGTTTGATTCGCGCAAGGTGGTGCCGGGCTGTTTATTTGTAGCGGTTCAAGGCACGGTAGTTGACGGACACGATTATATTGAACAAGCGGTTAAGCAAGGCGCCGTTGCTATAATATGTGAGGAATTGCCAGCGCATGTTACGGGAGAAATTGACTTTTTAATGGTTGCTAACTCTGCCAAAATATTGGGTAGGGTAGCAGCTAACTTTTATGATAATCCGTCGGATAAATTAAAGCTGGTTGGCGTAACCGGAACTAATGGTAAAACCACCGTTGCTACCTTGCTTTACCAGTTGTTCAGGGAGTTGGGTTATAAATGTGGTTTGCTATCAACCGTGGAAAATCAGATCAACGGAAAAATTATCCCATCAACACATACCACGCCGGATCCGGTAGCGCTAAATAGCTTGCTGAATGATATGGTGGAGCAAGGCTGCGATTACGCTTTTATGGAAGTGAGCTCGCATGCGGTTGCGCAGCACAGGATAGAGGGTTTGAATTTTGCAGGAGGGATTTTTACCAACCTTACCCACGATCACCTCGACTATCATAAAACATTTGATAATTACCGTGACGCCAAAAAGGCTTTTTTTGATGGTTTGCCAAAAAGTGCCTTCGCGTTAACCAATGTTGACGACAGGAACGGCAACGTTATGTTACAAAATACCAAGGCTCATAAAAAAAGCTATGCGTTAAAAAACATGGCCGACTACAAAGCCAAGATATTGGAAAATCAGTTTGGCGGTCTGTTACTGATGATTGATGGCGAGGAGGTATGGTTCAGGATGGTAGGTAGTTTTAACGCTTACAACCTTTTGGCGGTTTACACTGCGGGTATGCTGTTGGAGCAGGACAAGTCAAAAGTGTTAACTGCATTGAGCAAACTAAGTGGTGCCGAAGGCAGGTTTGATTATGTAGTTGGTCCTGACAGAATAATAGGCATAGTTGATTATGCCCACACGCCCGATGCTGTGCAGAATGTATTAAGTACAATTCATGACATACGTAAGGGCAATGAAAAAGTAATTACTGTGATAGGGTGCGGTGGCGATCGCGATAAAACCAAGCGCCCTATTATGGCTAAAGTGGCTTGCGAGTGGAGCGATAAGGTTATATTGACTTCAGACAACCCCCGCACCGAAGACCCAATTGCTATCATAAAAGACATGGAAGAAGGGGTTGACGCGGCGTTTAAACGCTCCACGGTAAGTATAGTTAACAGGCGCGAAGCTATAAAAACTGCCTGTATGCTGGCCCAGCCGGGAGACATTATTCTGTTAGCCGGAAAAGGCCATGAAAAATACCAGGAAATAAACGGAGTGAAAAATCACTTTGATGATAAGGAAGAACTATTAAATCAATTTAAAGTGATGTGA
- a CDS encoding penicillin-binding protein produces the protein MSIRTNILFRVYIAFGLILLLSLAVIMQLYNLQHIQGEKWRNMASKSSTKYETIEAVRGNIYSVDGSLLATSVPEYELHMDMLAGKIADDQVFFSKVDSLAAELSKLYPDKSQRDYSRLLREARKEKLRYQLIRRRVTFNELKKIRNFPIFNLGKYGGGLIVEQKNKRILPFKSLAARTIGYKNENVANGVGLEGAYAKHISGEDGKRLMQRIAGGVYVPVNDEDDEEQAKNGADIISTIDVNYQDLAQKALKKQLDSIQADFGTVVLMEVATGEIRAIANFTRTPEGEYKEQMNYAIAASAEPGSTFKLASYLAMLDDKKIDTSSTVDAAHGTFQVINPRNGRVALKIRDTEDHGGLISAKRALEESSNIAVARFVNRAYADNPQAFIDKLYSFHLHERNQLQIPGEGKPRIKNTKSEDWNKIQSLWQIAYGYESKLTPLQMLTFYNAVANNGKMISPMFVREIRRMGNTVERFQARVINPKIASDEALAKARGMLEGVVLEGTGKLIIKNKLYSVAGKTGTAQIADGARGYGSKTSHQASFCGYFPADKPKYSMIVVISNPRVGSHLAAWVAGPVFRKIADRVYANDMGINQQPAPVHFVGNTTLPKVKHGNVKALKLVHEKLGVKPLYASANTGIDTSAGIAFEDIKYKQGTVPPVTGMSLSDALFTLGNAGYKAVARGSGAVASQSVPAGNALRKGSKIIIELR, from the coding sequence ATGAGTATCAGAACCAACATACTGTTTAGGGTATACATAGCTTTCGGCTTGATCTTGCTGTTGTCGTTGGCTGTAATTATGCAGCTGTACAATTTGCAACATATTCAGGGTGAGAAATGGCGCAACATGGCCAGTAAATCTTCAACCAAATATGAAACCATTGAGGCTGTAAGAGGAAACATTTATTCTGTTGATGGCAGCTTGCTGGCTACGTCAGTGCCGGAGTATGAGCTGCACATGGATATGCTGGCGGGCAAAATTGCTGATGACCAGGTTTTTTTTAGCAAAGTTGATTCATTAGCGGCCGAGCTTTCAAAATTATATCCTGATAAATCTCAGCGCGATTATTCCCGCTTATTGCGTGAAGCACGTAAAGAGAAGCTGCGTTATCAACTCATCCGCAGAAGGGTAACTTTTAACGAGCTGAAAAAGATCCGCAATTTTCCAATTTTCAACCTGGGTAAATATGGCGGTGGTTTAATAGTTGAACAAAAAAACAAACGTATACTTCCATTCAAATCATTAGCTGCACGTACCATTGGTTATAAAAACGAGAACGTTGCTAATGGAGTTGGTTTAGAGGGTGCTTACGCCAAGCATATAAGTGGTGAGGATGGCAAGCGTTTGATGCAGCGTATTGCGGGTGGCGTTTATGTACCTGTTAATGATGAAGACGACGAAGAACAGGCAAAAAATGGTGCTGACATTATATCAACTATTGATGTAAACTACCAGGACCTTGCGCAAAAGGCATTAAAAAAACAACTGGATAGCATTCAGGCTGATTTTGGTACTGTGGTTTTAATGGAGGTGGCAACCGGAGAGATCCGTGCTATTGCCAATTTTACCCGCACGCCGGAAGGTGAGTACAAAGAGCAAATGAACTATGCGATAGCTGCTTCGGCCGAGCCGGGTTCTACCTTCAAGCTGGCATCATACCTGGCTATGCTGGATGATAAAAAAATAGATACCAGTAGTACGGTTGATGCTGCACATGGCACGTTTCAGGTGATTAACCCACGTAACGGCCGCGTGGCTTTAAAGATAAGAGATACCGAAGATCATGGCGGGTTGATATCAGCTAAAAGAGCTTTGGAAGAATCATCTAACATAGCGGTAGCGCGTTTTGTAAACAGGGCATATGCCGATAATCCGCAGGCGTTTATCGACAAGCTGTATAGCTTTCATCTGCATGAACGCAATCAGTTGCAAATACCCGGCGAAGGCAAACCTCGTATAAAAAACACAAAGAGCGAAGACTGGAATAAAATTCAGTCACTTTGGCAAATAGCATACGGGTATGAATCTAAACTAACGCCTTTGCAAATGCTTACGTTTTACAATGCTGTAGCTAATAATGGTAAGATGATATCGCCAATGTTTGTGCGCGAGATACGCCGCATGGGTAACACCGTTGAGCGTTTCCAGGCCAGGGTGATCAATCCTAAAATAGCATCAGACGAAGCATTGGCTAAAGCACGCGGTATGTTAGAAGGTGTGGTGTTAGAAGGGACAGGCAAGCTGATCATCAAAAACAAGCTGTATAGTGTAGCCGGTAAAACGGGTACTGCTCAGATAGCTGATGGCGCACGTGGTTATGGTAGCAAAACCAGCCACCAGGCATCTTTCTGCGGATATTTCCCTGCTGATAAGCCAAAGTACTCTATGATAGTGGTGATCAGTAACCCGCGTGTGGGTTCACACCTGGCAGCATGGGTGGCTGGTCCGGTGTTCCGTAAAATAGCCGATAGGGTTTATGCTAACGATATGGGTATTAACCAACAGCCTGCCCCGGTTCATTTTGTAGGCAACACCACTTTGCCAAAGGTTAAGCATGGAAATGTTAAGGCCTTAAAACTGGTGCACGAAAAGTTAGGCGTTAAGCCATTGTATGCTTCGGCTAATACAGGCATTGATACCAGTGCGGGTATTGCTTTTGAAGATATCAAGTATAAGCAGGGTACTGTGCCGCCTGTTACGGGCATGAGTTTAAGCGATGCATTATTCACGTTAGGTAATGCGGGTTATAAAGCTGTAGCGCGTGGTAGCGGAGCCGTTGCCAGCCAATCGGTACCGGCGGGGAATGCATTACGTAAAGGATCAAAAATAATTATAGAGCTGCGATGA
- a CDS encoding FtsL-like putative cell division protein, which yields MTNRLRTEIEEEKEVTPVAEATKKEIPDNFWMKFFTNGFITTEEATRALPFVLYVAFLGMIYIGNRHLAEKNIRKIDKLNKEVKELNWGYKVAKADMAFKSTLNEVAQRTDTLGIKESLAPPQKIVIKEAVQ from the coding sequence ATGACCAATCGTTTACGTACCGAGATCGAAGAAGAAAAAGAAGTAACTCCCGTTGCTGAGGCAACAAAAAAGGAGATACCGGATAACTTCTGGATGAAATTTTTCACTAACGGTTTTATTACTACCGAGGAGGCTACCCGTGCCTTGCCTTTTGTATTGTACGTGGCTTTTTTAGGCATGATCTACATAGGCAACAGGCACCTGGCCGAAAAGAACATTCGCAAAATTGATAAACTTAACAAAGAGGTTAAAGAACTTAATTGGGGTTACAAGGTAGCTAAAGCAGATATGGCTTTTAAAAGCACCCTCAATGAGGTTGCCCAGCGTACAGATACCCTTGGTATAAAAGAATCATTAGCGCCACCACAAAAAATTGTAATAAAGGAGGCCGTGCAATGA
- the rsmH gene encoding 16S rRNA (cytosine(1402)-N(4))-methyltransferase RsmH yields the protein MSSYHTPVMLHECIEALNIRPDGTYVDVTFGGGGHSREIMKHLGENGRLLAFDQDADAQQNAIADDRFALVDQNFRFLKNFCRLHGAMPVDGILADLGVSSYQFDQAERGFSIRFDAELDMRMNQASALSAKEVVNTYAEADLHRIFGIYGEIQNAKSLAKTIVTARLNTPLNTVADLKNAIVGLIPRGKENKYLAQVFQALRIEVNKELEALKDFLMQSAEVLAPGGRLVVMSYHSLEDRLVKNFIAKGKFSGEVEKDLYGNDQKPFDAVSRGAITASEEEIKNNNRARSAKLRIAVKK from the coding sequence ATGAGTAGTTATCATACCCCCGTTATGCTGCACGAGTGTATTGAGGCGCTCAATATTCGTCCTGATGGAACCTATGTTGATGTAACCTTTGGTGGTGGCGGTCATTCGCGCGAGATCATGAAGCATTTAGGAGAGAACGGTCGCTTGCTGGCCTTTGACCAGGATGCTGACGCGCAGCAAAATGCTATTGCTGACGACCGCTTTGCGCTGGTTGATCAGAATTTTCGTTTTTTGAAGAATTTTTGCCGTTTGCACGGCGCCATGCCGGTTGATGGTATTCTGGCAGATCTGGGTGTTTCATCCTATCAGTTTGACCAGGCCGAACGGGGGTTCTCCATCCGTTTTGATGCGGAACTGGATATGCGTATGAACCAGGCATCTGCATTAAGTGCTAAAGAGGTGGTTAATACTTATGCGGAGGCTGATCTGCATCGCATATTCGGTATTTACGGTGAGATCCAAAATGCCAAATCATTGGCAAAAACAATTGTTACGGCGCGTTTAAATACGCCATTGAATACAGTTGCCGATTTAAAAAATGCCATCGTGGGTTTAATTCCGCGCGGTAAAGAAAATAAATACCTGGCGCAGGTTTTTCAGGCTTTGCGTATTGAGGTTAACAAGGAACTGGAAGCGTTGAAGGATTTTTTAATGCAAAGTGCAGAAGTTTTGGCGCCCGGCGGGAGATTGGTGGTAATGTCATACCATTCGCTGGAAGACAGGTTGGTAAAGAACTTCATCGCTAAAGGAAAATTCAGCGGTGAGGTAGAGAAAGACCTTTATGGTAATGATCAAAAACCATTTGATGCTGTAAGTAGGGGGGCTATAACGGCATCAGAAGAAGAAATAAAAAATAATAACAGGGCACGGAGCGCTAAATTAAGAATAGCGGTAAAGAAATGA
- the mraZ gene encoding division/cell wall cluster transcriptional repressor MraZ: MPNFLGEFDCKLDAKGRMMIPVGLKKQLPEAVAEGLVINRGFEKHLVIYTRKEWDTTVAELNELNQYEKKTREFIRYFMRGASELTLDAAGRVLLPKSLLEYAGIDVNGDVVLSCQLNKIEVWAKSAYDAELDDEPENFARLAEEVKGGAKVRRIDE, translated from the coding sequence ATGCCAAATTTTTTGGGTGAATTTGATTGTAAACTGGATGCCAAAGGACGCATGATGATCCCTGTTGGCCTCAAAAAACAGCTACCAGAAGCTGTTGCTGAGGGCCTTGTGATCAACCGCGGCTTTGAAAAGCATTTGGTGATCTACACCCGGAAAGAATGGGATACAACTGTGGCTGAGTTGAACGAACTTAATCAATACGAGAAAAAAACACGCGAGTTCATTAGATATTTTATGCGTGGCGCGTCTGAATTGACGTTGGATGCAGCCGGCAGGGTGCTTTTGCCAAAGTCGTTGCTTGAATACGCAGGCATTGATGTAAACGGCGATGTAGTGCTTTCCTGCCAGTTAAATAAAATAGAGGTTTGGGCTAAATCGGCATATGATGCTGAGTTGGATGATGAGCCTGAAAATTTTGCCCGTTTGGCCGAAGAGGTAAAGGGTGGTGCAAAAGTAAGGAGGATAGATGAGTAG
- a CDS encoding UbiD family decarboxylase: MGYPSLQACIADLEKNGHLIRIKQEVDPHLQMAAIHMRVFEANGPAILFEKVKGSKFPAVSNLFGTLERSKFIFRDSLDKIKRLVELKNDPLSAIKNPIQNAGVALTAFSALPKKLSKSYLKNFERCQISDIPQIVNWPKDGGPFVTMPQVYTEDTDKPGIMNANLGMYRIQLAGNDYILNEEIGLHYQLHRGIGVHQTKANAKGQPLKVSIFVGGPPSHPVAAVMPLPEGLSEMTFAGALGNRRFRYLYDDEGFCISADADFVITGTVMPHENKPEGPFGDHLGYYSLTHPFPLMKVHNVYHRKDAVWSFTVVGRPPQEDTSFGALIHEIAGSALPKEIPGLKEVNAVDAAGVHPLLFAIGSERYTPYLKERRPQEILTIANHILGKNQLSLAKYLFIAAHEDYPTLNIHDLSGFLTHILKRIDLTRDLHFYTKTTIDTLDYSGSGLNSGSKVAITVAGDVKRELWPQMPGGFTLPRPFVNWQMVIPGVLAIEVPANIRTSDMPLMLEILQEHLSEMDLSGLPLMVLCDDAAFTAANIDNFVWVTFTRSNPSHDIYGINEFTEHKHWGCHGPLMIDARIKPHHAPVLERVREIEQLVDLMGQPGGELYGVI; encoded by the coding sequence ATGGGGTATCCAAGTTTACAGGCATGTATAGCCGATCTGGAAAAGAACGGTCATTTAATCCGCATTAAGCAGGAGGTTGATCCGCATTTGCAAATGGCTGCCATACACATGAGGGTATTTGAGGCAAATGGCCCTGCCATATTATTTGAAAAAGTAAAGGGTAGTAAATTCCCGGCAGTGTCTAACTTGTTTGGTACACTGGAACGTTCAAAATTCATCTTCCGCGATTCGTTGGATAAGATAAAGCGATTGGTTGAGCTCAAGAATGACCCCTTGTCAGCTATAAAGAACCCGATACAAAATGCCGGTGTTGCGCTTACTGCATTTTCGGCTTTGCCAAAAAAATTAAGTAAAAGTTACCTCAAAAATTTTGAACGCTGCCAGATAAGCGATATCCCGCAAATAGTTAACTGGCCAAAAGATGGTGGTCCGTTTGTTACCATGCCTCAGGTTTATACCGAAGATACGGACAAGCCAGGCATCATGAACGCCAACCTGGGTATGTACCGCATACAACTGGCCGGTAATGACTATATATTAAATGAGGAAATAGGTTTACATTATCAACTGCATCGTGGTATTGGTGTGCATCAAACCAAAGCCAATGCAAAAGGGCAGCCGCTTAAGGTAAGCATATTTGTGGGTGGTCCGCCATCGCATCCGGTAGCTGCGGTTATGCCGCTGCCCGAGGGGCTATCAGAAATGACATTTGCAGGCGCTCTGGGTAACAGGAGGTTCAGGTATTTGTATGACGATGAAGGTTTTTGTATTTCTGCTGATGCTGATTTTGTAATAACCGGAACTGTAATGCCGCATGAAAATAAACCTGAGGGCCCTTTTGGAGATCACTTGGGTTATTACAGCTTAACGCACCCTTTTCCGTTAATGAAAGTGCACAATGTGTACCATCGTAAGGATGCGGTATGGTCGTTCACGGTAGTTGGCCGACCTCCGCAGGAAGATACCAGTTTTGGCGCTTTGATACATGAGATAGCAGGTTCGGCACTGCCAAAAGAAATTCCCGGCCTGAAAGAGGTTAATGCTGTCGACGCTGCAGGAGTTCACCCGCTTTTGTTTGCAATAGGCAGCGAGCGTTACACGCCTTATTTGAAAGAACGTCGTCCGCAGGAAATATTGACCATAGCTAATCATATTTTAGGTAAGAACCAGTTAAGCCTGGCTAAATACCTATTTATTGCTGCGCATGAGGATTATCCAACGCTCAATATTCATGATCTCAGCGGTTTTCTAACCCACATATTAAAACGTATTGATTTAACCCGTGATTTGCACTTTTATACCAAAACAACCATTGATACACTTGATTATAGTGGCAGCGGACTAAACTCTGGCAGTAAAGTGGCCATAACCGTAGCCGGCGATGTAAAACGCGAGCTTTGGCCTCAAATGCCCGGCGGATTTACCTTGCCGCGCCCATTTGTTAATTGGCAAATGGTAATACCGGGTGTGTTGGCTATTGAGGTGCCTGCCAACATCCGCACCAGCGATATGCCTTTAATGCTGGAAATATTGCAGGAGCATTTGAGCGAGATGGACCTTAGCGGATTACCGCTGATGGTATTATGTGATGATGCTGCGTTTACTGCAGCTAACATCGATAACTTTGTTTGGGTAACCTTTACCCGCAGTAATCCGTCGCATGATATTTATGGCATCAATGAATTTACCGAGCACAAGCATTGGGGTTGCCATGGCCCCTTAATGATTGATGCACGCATAAAGCCGCACCATGCGCCTGTTTTAGAGCGTGTGCGTGAAATTGAGCAACTGGTTGACCTGATGGGGCAGCCGGGAGGTGAGTTGTACGGGGTGATTTAA